The Bombus vancouverensis nearcticus chromosome 2, iyBomVanc1_principal, whole genome shotgun sequence genome window below encodes:
- the LOC117163309 gene encoding uncharacterized protein LOC117163309: MKVSTILLVSFASWVVAHPGLLHSEKVDNNSEEERAEKQEKLNVLIENLISLKDKFTPLKLFENGKLGEPGAFNIAQQSIEKFGIPTSPIAFLLGKDNFIISTILNAIGTAKQVIGAAKEVIETIKSNIKKVIKLPFLVREEKTSGNVERLRPTLH, translated from the exons ATGAAGGTGTCAACGATACTATTGGTGTCTTTTGCGTCGTGGGTAGTGGCCCATCCAGGTCTTCTGCACTCGGAAAAAGTCGACAACAATTCG GAAGAAGAAAGAGCGGAGAAGCAAGAGAAGCTGAatgtattaattgaaaatttaatatcattgaAAGATAAATTTACACCATTGAAACTGTTTGAAAATGGAAAGTTAGGGGAACCGGGGGCATTTAATATAGCGCAGCAGAGTATCG AGAAATTTGGAATTCCTACGTCACCGATAGCGTTCTTACTTGGTAAGGACAATTTCATCATTTCGACGATTTTAAACGCGATTGGAACAGCCAAACAAGTGATTGGAGCAGCCAAAGAAGTGATTGAAACGATCAAAAGCAATATTAAGAAAG tgATAAAGTTGCCTTTCCTCGTGCGTGAAGAAAAGACATCAGGTAATGTAGAACGCCTACGCCCAACGTTACATTGA
- the LOC143304731 gene encoding uncharacterized protein LOC143304731 translates to MNEVKEGYSNGYRKSTEGDAKEIVGEKHVIHSADSPVSSKGNAKTDTSERKHWEGSQISTKLEEKSASTKKQSHSVEKAEKKSLTSAKEETSQGPMNVMEKVAVDEEKRQFEEE, encoded by the coding sequence ATGAACGAGGTGAAAGAAGGTTACAGCAATGGTTATCGGAAATCAACAGAAGGTGACGCAAAAGAAATTGTCGGCGAAAAACACGTTATTCACTCTGCTGATTCTCCGGTATCGTCGAAAGGGAATGCAAAAACAGATACCAGCGAGAGGAAACACTGGGAAGGGTCTCAGATATCAACGAAACTGGAAGAAAAATCAGCTAGCACAAAAAAGCAGAGTCATTCGGTCGAAAAAGCTGAGAAAAAGTCGTTAACTAGCGCGAAAGAAGAGACTTCTCAAGGTCCGATGAATGTTATGGAAAAAGTAGCTGTCGACGAGGAAAAAAGACAATTCGAAGAAGAGTAG